CAGCGTGGCTGTTAGACGGTAATGAGCATCCACACGAAGCTCACTATTTGAAACTCGATTGCTCCAAAGCGCGTATGCGTCTGGGGTGGCAGCCGCGCTGGAATTTAGTTGAAACGCTGGAGCGTATTGTGAAATGGCATAAAGCATGGATTGCTGGTGAAGATATGCTTGCTCGTTCACGGAATGAAATCAGCGAATACATGAACACCTCTTTGAAATAATTGACTAACAGGAAAAAAGCAATGAGCGCAAATAACCTGCGTGAGCAAATCTCTCAACTAGTTGCCCAATATGCTGACGAAGCGTTAAGTCCAAAGCCGTTTGTTGCTGGCAGCAGTGTCGTACCGCCTTCTGGCAAAGTGATTGGCGCAAAAGAGCTTCAATTGATGGTAGAAGCATCGCTGGATGGCTGGTTAACTACGGGCCGTTTTAACGATGCTTTTGAAAAAAAACTGGGTGAGTTTATTGGTGTCCCGCATGTTCTGACCACCACTTCAGGCTCTTCAGCAAACCTGCTGGCATTAACTGCATTGACGTCGCCAAAACTGGGTGACCGCGCCCTCAAACCGGGTGATGAAGTGATTACAGTTGCTGCGGGGTTCCCGACTACCGTTAACCCGACGATCCAGAATGGTTTAATTCCGGTATTTATCGATGTTGATATTCCGACTTATAACGTCGATTCGAAACTGATTGAAGCTGCAGTATCAGATAAAACCAAAGCTATTATGATTGCCCATACGCTGGGTAATGCCTTCGATCTGACGGAAGTTCGCCGTATTGCCGATAAATATAATCTGTGGCTGATTGAAGACTGCTGCGATGCTCTTGGTACGACTTATGACGGCAAAATGGTCGGTACTTTTGGTGATATCGGCACCGTAAGTTTCTATCCTGCTCACCATATTACGATGGGTGAGGGTGGCGCGGTGTTCACCAAATCTGCTGAACTGAAAAAGCTGATTGAGTCTTTCCGTGACTGGGGCCGTGATTGCTACTGTGCACCGGGCTGTGATAACACCTGCGGCAAGCGTTTCGGTCATCAGTTGGGTTCGCTGCCGTTCGGCTACGATCACAAATATACCTATTCTCATCTGGGTTATAACCTCAAAATTACCGATATGCAGGCAGCGTGTGGCCTGGCGCAGTTGGAGCGTATTGATGAATTCGTTCGTCTGCGTAAAGAGAACTTTGCATATCTCAAGCAAGGTCTTCAGTCTTGTGCTGAGTTCCTGGAATTACCGGAAGCTACTGAAAAATCGGATCCATCATGGTTTGGTTTCCCGATTACACTCAAAGAAACCAGCGGCGTTACGCGCGTTGACCTGGTGAAATTCCTTGATGACGCAAAAATCGGTACCCGCTTATTGTTTGCCGGTAACCTTACCCGCCAGCCATATTTTGCAAATGTGAAATATCGTGTTGTTGGTGAGTTAACCAATACTGACCGCATTATGAATCAGACTTTCTGGATCGGTATTTATCCAGGCCTGACAAAAGAACATTTGGATTATGTCGTTTCCAAATTTGAAGAGTTCTTTGGTCTGAATTTCTAATCGTTAAGTTACGGGCGTTTTATGCAAAATAGAAAGATCATATTAACCGGTGCCAGTGGTTTCATTGGTGCAAAACTTTTAGAGCGTTTACTGGCCATTGGTTATGAGGTTTTTGCAATAAAACGCCCGAATAGCGACAGAACAACATGTGGCAAGGTCACATGGCTAACATATGATGAATTAAAAATGAGATCAGCAGAGTTAGATACTGTTGATGCAATTATTCATCTTGCCACTGAATATGGTCGAAATGTTCAGGATGGGCTATCTCCTGTGCTGGCTTGTAATGTTTTACTTCCTCTTCAGTTAATGGAGTTAGCCGCAGTTGTCGGTATTAAAAAATTTATTTCAACAGATTCATTTTTTGGTAAGTATGAAAAAACATATAACTATATGAAGTCGTATATTATTTCTAAGCGACAATTAAATGAATTGGCTGAAATATTCTGTGCGGAAAATGAACTTTCTTTTTTCAATATGCGACTTGAGCATGTCTATGGTGAAGGGGATGGTGAAAATAAATTCATTCCTTTCATTATAAGGTCACTGCAACAGAATGATCATGCAATTAAGTGTACAACTGGGTTGCAGAAAAGAGATTTTGTTTATATTGATGATGTCGTTGATGCCTATATTGCTGTAATTAAATGTGAAGCAAAAAGAAAATATACTGAATTTGAGGTTGGGACTGGGGTGTCAAGCCCGTTAAAAGAAATTATCGAAGAAATAAAAAGACAGCTACCCAGTAATACCAGTATTGACTACGGTGCGATCCCGCTTCGACATGATGAAATAATGGATTCGAAGGCTAATATAAGCGCGTTGATGGATATTGGTTGGACAGCAACATACGATTTGAGACGTGGCGTCGAAAAGATGCTGGGCAGTATTAAGCGATGATAAAAAAAATTCTTCAAAAAATTGGTATTGATGACGCAATTTTCTATGTGTTACTTGGTAAGGTTTCATCAATTCTTTCCGGTTTAGCAATAATATTGCTTATACCTTATTTCATGAGTGAACAAGTCCAGGGCTATTACTATACTTTTAGTTCTGTGGTTGCTTTGCAAATTATATTTGAGTTGGGGTTGTCAACTGTCATTACTCAATTTGCCAGCCATGAAATGGTAGGTTTGAAGTATGATATAGGTAGTCATTCTCTTTCCGGTGAAGAAAAGAACAGACAGCGGTATTTATCCCTGGTCAGATTATCAATAAAGTGGTACTGCGCAGTTTCTTTACTCATTGTTTGTCTTATTGGACCACTAGGGCTCAAATTTTTCTTGTCAGAAGCTAATCAAGGCGTTGACTGGATATCGGCATGGGCCGTCCTTGTTATAGCCACTGCTTTAAACCTTCTTTTTATATCTATTACCTCTATTGCTGAAGGAAGTGGTCTGGTTGCACATGTCAATAAGATGCGTGCAATTCAGTCCCTCATTACTGCTACTTTTGCTGTTGTGTTTATTGTTTCAGGCATTGGATTATACGCGACAGCAGCATCCGCTCTTTCAGGCTGTATTGTGTTTTTTGCATTCAGCAGGAAATATTTCAAAAACATCATTAAAGATGCATTGTTATCTGGACGTGATAAAAATAATAATGTGCACAGGATCTCTTGGGTAAAAGAGATTTTGCCGATGCAATGGCGTATAGCGTTAAGTTGGATGGCTGGATACTTTATTTTTTTTACAATGACACCTATCTCGTTTAAATTTCTTGGAGCAGTCTATGCCGGAAAATTAGGGATGTCATTGACGCTGTGTAACATGATTATGGCAACCGGTCTGGCATGGATATCAACAAAATATGCGCGATGGGGCGGATATATTGCCGGTGGTAAAAGAAATGAATTAAATCACTCATATAAAACATCGCTCATCCAGTCAACATTATTCATTGGTATATGTTTAATCGGTGCTCTGATCTGTTTAATTATTTTCGGTCACTTAGGACTGAAATTTACACAACGCTTTTTTGAACCATCACAATTCTGTTTTCTTGCTTTAGCTATAATTGGCAATCATATCGTCGCATGTATGGCAACATATATTCGTGTGCATAAAACTGAAAAAATGACATGGGCCTCGGTAGTAATGGCTATATTAACGACGACAGGTATGTTGATCATAGCTTATTTTAAGTTGGAAAGTTTCTATATAATAAGTTATTGCATCCTCATCTGGGTATATTTTGTGCCACAGTCATTCTATATTTATATAAAGTTTAAAGAAAACTATGAAAAACAGTTCATTGCTGACAATAGCAATTCCAACTTATAATCGGGCCACCTATCTTGATAAGTTGCTATCAAGCCTTCTATTACAGGCAGGTGAGTTTTCAAATAGCATTGAGATTGTTATTTGTGATAATCACTCTACTGATAATACTGAAGAAATATGCAATAAATATTTAGCCATCAATAACGATATTCGGTATGTTAGAAATGACGAGAATATTGGCATGGATGGTAACTTTGAAAAATGCTTTAGCCTTGCTAATGGCCGATATTTTTGGATGATTGGTGATGACGATGTGTTACGACCAAACGCATTAAGCGTAGTCTTAACAATATTGGGAAAAGAAAATAGTTACGATCTGATTTATGTTAATTCAAGTGATGAGATAATCAGTGATAAACAAGATGTCATCAGTTTTGATGAATATAACAATGGCGCTGAGTTTATCAATCGCGTTGGTGTAATGTTTACTTTTATTTCAGGAATGATTTGCAATAAACATAATTACTCCAGACTTGCTGAACAAAGTCGTGTTTCCTTTGTTTCTGGTACCTATTTGTTGCATTTGTTCTGGCAGCTTCCTCTGGTAAAATCAGGGAAATGTTTTGGTTATATTAATAATAATTTAATCCAATCTACGTCTGATAATTCTGGCGGATACGGGCTCTTTACTGTTTTTGGCAAAAATCTGGCATCGATTGTCGATTTGTTTTATCCCCGAAAGCACTTAATTAGCCAGAGTTTGAGAAAGTCAGCAGCCAAGTTTTTGCTTAACTTCCTTCATAATGATAAAAAAACTAGCGCGTTTACAGTTTCAAATTACCTGGCAGATGCGGATGCAGCCTTCTATGATCTGACGATATATAAGGTTGTTTTGCGATTTTTGTACCGCAATCCGGGATTTTCATTCTGGGTTATTAACTTTAGAAAATCTTTAAAAAAGACTCTTCATTAAGTAGTAATATCATACTGACTTTCCGGTGTGGAAATTTATAAAGTGAGTAGATAGATCATGTTGCGAAGTATAATCGTTAGTTGTTTTCTTAAACAGCAAAGAGTCAGAAAAAAAATCAAAGCGTTAATTTTTACTCTGATCTATGGTCATTCATTTTCTTCTATAGGTAAAAATTTTAAGTTATATATTAAACCGTATGGCGTTCCCACGATCAAAAAAATTAATAATATCCGTGTGGGGGATAATTGTTGGGTGGAAACAGTATATCGTTATGGTAATAACGATTTTAGCCCCGTTTTGCTTATTGGTGAAAATGTTGCAATGAGTGATTTTGTGCATATTTCTTGCGCATATAAAATTAAAATAGGCAAAGGCGTGCTGATTGGCAGTAAGGTTTATATTGGTGATCATAGTCACGGTGAATATAAAGGGAAAAGCTATCAGAATGACGCGCCAGCAAACCGACCCCTTGGTGATTTCGGTGAGATTATAATAAGTGATAATTGCTGGATCGGTGATAATGCAGTAATTCTGGGGGGGAGCGAGATTGGCGAGGGCTGTATTATTGCGGCAAACTCTGTTGTGAGAAACCTCAAAGTAACACAGCCATCTCTAATTGGTGGTATTCCTGCAAAAATTATCAAAACCTTATGAAGGATAATATGTTTATTAGTATATGTATTCCCTCTTATAATCGCGCTGAATTTTTAGAACCGTTATTAGATAGCATCTATAATCAGAGTTATGTCAAAGACCACGATGATTTTGAGGTGATTATATGTGAGGATGTGTCGCCACAACGTGAGGAAATTAATGCAATCGCAGTTGCATATCGCGATAAGCATAACCTGACAAACCTCAAAGTTGTATTGAATGAAGAAAATCTAGGGTATGATCGCAACTTAAGACATTGCTTTGAAGTGACTACCGGCAAGTATTGTCTGATCATGGGCAACGATGATCTCCTCAACGTTAATGCCCTGGAAAAAATTGTTACGACGTTAAAAGCTAACCCTGATGTTGTTCTTGCAACTCGCGCTTATGGCTGGTTTAAGGAAGATCCTAATGAGTTATGCGATGTTGTTAAGCATCTGGGGCACGACCAATTATTTGAACCAGGATTAGATGCAATTAAATTCTTCTTCCGTAGAGTAGGTGTAATTTCTGGTTTTGTGGTTGATGCTGCCAAAGCCAGATCTGTCGCTTGTGATAAATTTGATGGCCGTTTGTACTATCAGATGTATTTGGCTGGCATGTTGTTGACGCAGGGAAAAGGTTATTATTTTAGCGATATTATGACACTTTCCCGTGATACCGAAGCACCAGATTTTGGTAACGCAGGGACCGAAAAGGGAGTATTTGTACCTGGCGGTTACAAACCGGAAGGGCGAATTCATATGGTCGAGGGGCTTTTATTGATTGCCAGACATATTGAAGAAGTCAGCAAAATTTCGGGCGTATACAATGCTATCAAACATGACATTGCGAATTATTTTTATCCCTATATCCGCGACCAATTGTCACTTCCTTTCTCATCTTATTTGAAGATGATTAATAAATTCCGAAGTATTGGCTTCAATAATGAGCCTCTTTTTTATGCTCATTCTCTGCTGGGATATGTTTTGAAACGTGATGGATATGATGCCATGATCAAATTCATTAGGAAGCGAAACGGCGGAACGCCAAGGCTTGGCATTTGATTTTATGATGGGAATAGACAACTTTTGGTAGATTATGTACACAAATCTCATATCGTTACTGCTTGCAGTTAACCTGATATCGCCATACCTGAGTTCCTGGTTTAATAATATTTTACCTTTCCCTCCAGGGGCTATGTTAAGGGATATTATTAGCTTTGTGTTGATAGCAATAATATTGAGTCGCGTTTTTTTGGTAAGGGAAAAACTGGATATGTTCAAGGTTTTTCTCTTATTTACCTGGCTTTCACTTGCTGCGCTGGTCTTAGTTTTAATTGTTTATTCACCAGACAAAATACAAGCAATAATGGGGGCTCGAAGCTATATTCTATTCCCTTCAATATTTATCTGTGTAGCGATGCTGACGCGAAGAGAGAAAAGTGATGTCAATGTCTATAAACTTAGCCGGTTTAGTGTATATACGCTGACAATCTGTGCTCTGATAGCCATCATCGATGTATTCATGCATGGTGAATTCATTAAGCTGTTAGGATATGACTCTCACTATGCGGGAGAACAATTCAGACTCATAGATAGTTACGATGATACAATCCGAGCGACCGGAGGATTTAGTGATGCCTTAAATTTTGGCTATACGCTGGCAATAGGTATTTTTCTGTGTATGGAGTGTTACGCCCAAAGAATCATGCGCAAGCGAATGCTGATTTTGAGCATCATAATGTCAGTTGCCGTGTGCATGACGTTAACGAGGGGGGCAATACTTATTGTATTTTTGATCTATTTCGCCTATTTCGTAACAAATCGCACATTGATAAAAACGGCTTTTATGCTGTGTATCTTAATGATTCCGGTTATTGCCCTCCAAACTGATTATCTGGATAAATATACTGATCTCCTTGTCGGCAGGTTTACGGATTCATCTGCTACGTCGAAAGGATCTACTCAGGGGCGTTTTGATATGGCAGCAAAATCGATGGCATATCTGGCAGATAATCCGATGGGGGTTGGTCTGGGTACTCAAGGATCAGGTAATTTGATCGCGCAGGATGATAAGCGTATTAATACGGACAATTATTTTTTTTGGATGGCCTTAGAGACGGGTATCCTGGGATTGATACTAAACCTGATATATATTAGCACTCAATTTATTTATGGATTCTCCCGGCAATTGGTTAGTGAAAAAATCCATCCGCTGCGTCCTTATATGGTTATGGCAATGGCGTATTTTATTGCTTCAGCACTGAGTTCGGCGCCATCTTCATCCACGTTCTCGCTGTTCTTTTGGTGTGTTCTGGCTTTATTGCCTGGGTTAAAATTACATAAAGGATATTATGAAAAAAATCATAATGGATAGTAGTTGGCTGGGTAAAGGGGGGATTGGCCGTTTTACCTTTGAGTTGACACACTATTTAAAAAAAATAGATAGCCGGGAGTTCTATAAAAATTGTGCATCGCCATTAGCAACAATTGTTACGGCATTTAAATCATTATCAGTAAATAAAAAAGATGTGATTTTCTTTCCCGGATATATTCCACCCTTGTTTTGTGCCTGTAACTATATTTTTACCATTCATGATTTAAATCATATTGACATTGATGATAATGCATCGCGAACAAAAGATTTTTTTTATGAATATGTCATAAAACATGGCTGTCGTCGCGCTGAATACATATTTACCGTTTCTGATTTCTCCCGCAATCGTATCGCTGAATGGTCTGGTGTTGCTAAAGATAAAATAATTAATGTTGGGAACGGGGTTTCCAAAAATTTTAACGCCAGTGTCACTCCCTATAAACCGGGTTATGAATATTTGTTGTGCGTTAGTAACCGTAAAACACATAAAAATGAAAAAAGAATTATTCATTCGTTTGCCCGGTCTGATATCGATCCGACAATTAAATTAGTTCTAACCGGTAAACCCACTAACGAACTTTTAGCACTTATTGACGAAGTCGGATGTAAGGAACGGGTTATTTTTACAGGTTTTATATTGGAAGATGACTTGCCTGGTTTATACCGCGGTTCACTTGCGCTTATTTTCCCATCGCTGTATGAGGGGTTTGGCTTGCCAGTGATTGAGGCGATGGCTTGCGGTGTGCCTGTTGTAACATCAACTGTTACCTCTTTACCTGAAGTTGCAGGTGATGCAGCACTGTTAGTGGATCCTGAATCCGTCGAACAAATTACGGCTGCAATAAATGAAATCGTGAATAACACAGAAACTCGAGCCATGATGATTGATAAAGGTTTTGCGCAGGCTAAATTGTTCAGTTGGGAAGAAGTGGCCAGAAAAATTTCTAAAGTCTTTGAAGAGATATAAGATGAATATTACGGAAACGAAGATTTCACTTGTTCATGAGTGGCTACTTTCATACGCTGGTTCAGAACAAGTTTCTGCCGCGATTCTTAACGTTTATCCAGATGCTGAGCTATTCTCTGTGGTTGATTTTTTAACCGATGAACAGCGCTCTTTTTTCCATGGGAAAATAGCAACAACCACATTTATTCAAAAGCTGCCGAAAGCTAAAAGGCTTTATCAAAAATACTTGCCATTGATGCCCTTGGCTATTGAGCAACTCGATGTTTCCGCTGCTGATATCGTTATTTCAAGTGCGCATGCGGTAGCGAAAGGCGTGATTACAGGTCCGGATCAGTTACATATAAGTTATGTCCATTCACCGATACGCTATGCCTGGGATTTACAGCATCAATATCTACGTGAATCAGGATTGAATAATGGGCTGAAGGGGTGGCTGGCAAAATGGGTTTTGCACAAAATGCGTATCTGGGATTGCCGTACTGCAAATGGTGTCGATCATTTTGTGGCAAACTCTCAGTACATTGCCCGCAGAATTAAAAAGGTGTATGGGCGAGACGCAGATGTCATATATCCACCTGTCGCGGTTGAAAAATTTAAAGTCGGAACTGAAAAGTCAGATTTTTACTTAACTGCTTCACGGATGGTGCCGTATAAGCGTATTGGCCTGATTGTTGAAGCTTTCAATGCAATGCCTGATAAAAAGCTTATTGTTATTGGTGATGGTCCTGAGTTTGAAAAAATTAAAAAAAGTGCAGCTTCGAATGTGACAATTATGGGATATCAACCCTTCGACGTTCTTAAGCAACATATGGAAAAAGCCAAAGCCTTCGTTTTCGCAGCAGAAGAAGATTTCGGCATCATTCCGGTAGAAGCGCAGGCATGTGGAACTCCTGTTATTGCTTTCGGTAAAGGTGGTGCGCTGGAGACGGTGATTCCCATGGGTTGCAACGAGCCAACAGGCGTATTTTTTTCGCAACAAACTTCGAAATCTATTATTGATGCCATTCAAGTCTTCGAAAATAACATAGGCCTGTTCACCCCTGAATCGTGCCGAAAGAACGCTGAACGATTTTCGCAAGAAAGATTCGAGCGTGAATTTAATATTTATGTCGACTCAAAATGGACCGAGTTTTGCAATTCTCGACAGATAATTCGTTAATATTGGTAATGATATGAACAAGATAATGCCTGTGATCATGGCTGGTGGCAGTGGTAGTCGTTTATGGCCGCTTTCACGAGAAATGTATCCAAAACAATTCCTGGAAGTTGAGGGCAACATGACCATGTTGCAGCATACTGTGCAACGGCTGAAAGAATTAAAGACTTATTCGCCGGTTGTCATATGCAATAATGAACACAGGTTTTTGGTCGCAGAGCAGTTACGCACTATTGATAAACTTGCAGACAATATTATTCTGGAACCAGTAGGTCGGAATACCGCACCTGCGATAGCATTAGCTGCATTCACTATTTTAAAAAATATTGATAAAGATGTTGAGCCGATAATGCTTGTGCTTGCCGCTGATCATATTATCCAGAATGAGGGCGCTTTTGTCTCTTCAGTGATGCACGCGGTCCCTCACGCTGAGCAAGATAAATTAGTGACATTTGGTATTGTTCCTTCTCATCCTGAAACGGGCTATGGCTATATTCGCCGTGGTCAGGCTCAGGGTAATGATGCTTTTGTTGTGGCCGAGTTTGTGGAAAAACCTGACTATGATGTCGCTTGCAACTATATTTCCAGCGGTGAGTATTACTGGAATAGCGGCATGTTTATGTTTAAAGCAAAAAGCTATCTTGATGAGTTAAAACGATATAGACCAGATATTTATGCATGCTGTGAAGCTGCCGTGAAGCATACCGATCGCGACCTGGATTTTGTTCGTATCGATGAGCAAGCCTTTTCGCAATGCCCTGCTGAATCGATTGACTATGCTGTCATGGAGCATACTGAACACGCTATCGTCGTTCCAATGGATGCAGGTTGGTCAGATGTCGGTTCGTGGTCATCACTCTGGGATATCTCGCAAAAAGATGAGGATGGAAACGTTCAACGCGGTGATGTCGTTCAGTTTGATTGTCGTGACACCTATGTGCATGCCGAAGATGCTTTAGTCGCTACCCTCGGTTTACAAAATACTGTGGTAGTACAGACCTGCGATGCCATCTTGATTGCTGATAAAAACCACGTACAGAACGTCAAAAAAGTCGTAGAGCATTTGAAATCGGCGCGTCGTACGGAGCATCGCGATCATCGTGAAATCTTTCGTCCATGGGGAAGCGTCCGTACTCTTGTACAGGGACAGGAATATTTGGTCCGCAAAGTCGTAGTTCGTCCTGAGAAACAGCTGACCGCGCAGATCCACCATCACAGGGCTGAGCACTGGACTGTCGTTTCCGGACGGGCAAAAGTCATCCTTAACGATCGCGAATATTATGTTGAAGAAAATCAGTCAACATTTATTCCAGCAGGTGTAACCCATGTACTGGCAAATCCTGGCTTAATTCCCCTGGAAATAATAGAAATTCAGTCAGGAAAGAATTTAAGCGAAGACGATATTATTCGTGTTGGAAATTTTGTTTCAGAGAAGAAATAGAATGTCAGATTATTTAAGCAATGTCGTAATTAAAAATTCAAATATCAATTTTGGTACCAGTGGTGCCAGAGGTTTGGTAACAGATTTCTGTCCAGAAGTTTGTGGTGCTTTTACTGCTAATTTTCTGAAGGTTAGTGCTGCTAATTACTCTTTCAACACTGTTGCCATCGGAATTGACAATCGCCCCAGTAGCTATGATATGGCAAGGGCGTGTGCAGCGGTTATTGCATTTATGGGATTTAAGCCGTTGTATTGTGGGGTCATACCCACACCAGGCTTGGCTTACTATGCCCTTGAAGAGAAAATTCCGGCAATAATGATCACGGGGAGTCACATTCCTTTCGATCGGAATGGTTTAAAATTCTATCATCCAAACGGCGAAATCACTAAAGCTGACGAAGTGGCGATACTGGCGGAAGAGATACCATTCAGCATGCCCGTAATGCTTCCGGCATTGAATGTTTGCCCGGTCGCCAGCGAAAAATATGTCGAACGCTATACTTCCTTTTTCCCAAAAAATGCATTAACCGGTTTGCGAATTGGCATCTATGAGCACTCAAGTGCTGGCAGAGATATTTATCCCCAGATTTTCTCTACACTTGGAGCCGATGTTGTCAGTTTAGGACGCAGTGATTCGTTTGTTCCTATCGATACAGAAGCGGTTTCGGCGGAAGATCGGCAGCGCGCAAAGGAATGGTTGCGTGAGTTTGATCTTGACGCTGTCTTTTCAACGGATGGAGATGGGGATCGTCCTTTGCTAAGTGACGAAAACGGACAATGGCTGCGAGGCGATATCCTTGGGCTGCTATGTTCTGCTCACCTTGGTGTCACTGCTGCAGCTGTACCAGTAAGCTGTAATAGCATTATCGCGGCAAGTGGATTAATTCCTGAGGTAGTTCTAACGAAAATTGGTTCGCCGTATGTTATTGCTGCGTTGGAATCGTTGCTTAATAAATTCGAAAATGTCGCTGGTTTCGAAGCGAATGGCGGTTATATGCTGGCCAGTAATATTCATAAGTATGGGCGTACGCTCAAAGCACTACCTACGCGTGATGCCTTACTACCAGCGGTGACGCTGCTGGTTTCCAGCCAGCAGAAAAAAATCAGTGCACAAGTACAAGCACTGCCTGCACGTTACACTTCTTCAGACCGGCTTCAGGAGTTTGCTGCAAGCCGCAGCACAGCTCTGCTGGCAAAAGTAGTTGCAGATGCGAATTCCGTTATTAAAGATTTCGGGTTCCATAACATGAGCGTGGCAGGAATGGATATGACGGACGGTGTGAGATTGCGACTGGATAATCTTGATATTATTCATCTGCGTCCGTCCGGCAACGCACCAGAGCTTCGCTGCTATGCTGAGTCCACAACTTCAGATAAAGCTGATGAATTGGTCAGAATGACACTTACTGCAATTAAGGAAAAGTTCTGATGATGAATATATACCAATTTTTCATTCAAAGAGCATGGTGAGAAAACATGGAGCTTAAGGATGTGCGGAATAATTACAAGCCTTTCTTGTGCCAGTTTTTTCTTGCGCTGTCAGACTTTATATTTTTCAATCTTTCATTAGTTTTTTCTCTCGCTCTGGTTTATTTTCTTTTTGATGACCTACAGCGCTTTATTCCAAAGGAGCAATTTCAGTTCCGTATTGTTTCGCACTTTATTTTATCGTTAACCTGCGTTGCCTGGTTTTTGATCAGGCTCCGACATTACTCTTACCGGAAGCCTTTCTGGTATGAATTAAAAGAAATATTGCGCACTATCGTGATATTCGCCATTTTTGATCTGGCATTAATCGCGTTTACGAAATGGCAATTCTCTCGTTTTGTTTGGGTTTTTTGCTGGAGTCTGGCGCTTTTTCTTGTCCCGTTTTTCCGCTTTTCTACAAAATTTCTGCTCAATAAATTTGGCATCTGGAGAAAGAAAACCATCATTTTGGGCAGCGGCAAAAATGCCCGTGAAGCCTATTACGCTCTGCAGAGTGAGGAAATGTTGGGCTTTGAGGTGTGCGCTTTTTTTGACGAGGAAAGCTCCGAAACTCATCTTTTGGATTGCCCAATAATAAAAGATGCGAATGATATCTGGCAGAGCGCCGATATTAAGCATATTCATTTTATTATTGCTTTTGATGTGGATGAAATCGACAAAACACTGGGTTGGTTAAGGGAACTATCCAAACACCAATGTCGCTCTGTTACTGTTATTCCTTCACTGAGAGGGCTACCGCTTTACAATACGGATATGTCTTTTATTTTCAGCCACGAAGTGATGTTGCTGCGTATCAATAATAACCTTGCAAAACGTACATCGCGTTTCCTGAAACGTACTTTTGACATTGTCTGTACATTGATCATCCTTATTGTCGCATCGCCGCTCCTTTTATATCTGTGGTACAAAGTTACGCGTGATGGGGGGCCTGCAATCTATGGGCACCAGCGTGTTGGGCG
Above is a genomic segment from Kosakonia radicincitans DSM 16656 containing:
- a CDS encoding undecaprenyl-phosphate galactose phosphotransferase; the protein is MELKDVRNNYKPFLCQFFLALSDFIFFNLSLVFSLALVYFLFDDLQRFIPKEQFQFRIVSHFILSLTCVAWFLIRLRHYSYRKPFWYELKEILRTIVIFAIFDLALIAFTKWQFSRFVWVFCWSLALFLVPFFRFSTKFLLNKFGIWRKKTIILGSGKNAREAYYALQSEEMLGFEVCAFFDEESSETHLLDCPIIKDANDIWQSADIKHIHFIIAFDVDEIDKTLGWLRELSKHQCRSVTVIPSLRGLPLYNTDMSFIFSHEVMLLRINNNLAKRTSRFLKRTFDIVCTLIILIVASPLLLYLWYKVTRDGGPAIYGHQRVGRHGKLFPCYKFRSMVMNSQEVLQNLLDSDPQAREEWEKDFKLKNDPRITRVGHFIRKTSLDELPQLFNVLKGEMSLVGPRPIVTEELERYELDVDYYLMAKPGMTGLWQVSGRNDVDYETRVYFDSWYVKNWSLWNDIAILFKTVKVVLRRDGAY